The following proteins come from a genomic window of Nicotiana tomentosiformis chromosome 12, ASM39032v3, whole genome shotgun sequence:
- the LOC138903310 gene encoding uncharacterized protein gives MAATSVAPPPPKGNGAHNRCNTGKVPQTPTTSQGTHPRFYAMPTRPIAQALDIVVTGTLTVCALDAYDIMDHRSTFSYVTPNFALDFGFDPEQLLEPFSVSTPVGDSVIASRVYRDCVIIIQDRETTADLIELEMIDFDAIMGIDWLYKYYAILDCRAKVVNFEFPNKLVREWKGNTAEPRGKFIPYLKANKMITKGCLYHLVRVIDTTAEVTSI, from the coding sequence ATGGCTGCTACTTCGGTTGCACCGCCCCCACCTAAGGGTAATGGGGCCCACAATAGGTGTAATACAGGAAAGGTGCCGCAGACACCTACTACTTCCCAGGGGACTCATCCTCGTTTCTATGCCATGCCTACTCGCCCTATTGCACAAGCTTTAGATATTGTCGTCACAGGTACACTTACCGTTTGTGCTCTAGATGCTTATGATATTATGGATCATAGATCTACTTTTTCCTATGTTACTCCGAACTTTGCTTTGGATTTTGGATTTGATCCAGAACAACTACTTGAACCATTTTCTGTGTCGactccggtgggagattctgttattGCCTCCCGCGTCTATAGGGATTGTGTAATTATAATTCAAGATCGAGAGACTACGGCAGACCTCATTGAGTTAGAAATGATTGACTTTGATGCGATTATGGGAATAGATTGGTTATACAAGTATTACGCCATTCTTGATTGTCGTGCTAAAGTGGTCAATTTTGAGTTTCCAAATAAGCTAGTTCGTGAGTGGAAAGGCAATACTGCTGAGCCTCGAGGTAAATTTATTCCATACCTTAAGGCGAATAAGATGATCACGAAGGGATGTCTTTATCATTTAGTCAGAGTCATTGACACAACTGCAGAGGTGACAAGCATTTAG
- the LOC104098879 gene encoding protein LURP-one-related 5-like produces the protein MKGKGSAIIEDTFMYKEETNLTVLKTSLFFTGDGFTAYDCKGQLVFRVDTYGPDSRDQGELVLMDASGRCILTVRRKRPSLHHRWEGYIGERMEGQKPIFSVRRSSLIGRSSVTVEVYNNNPVEEYQIEGSFAQRNCKFFNADKESVVEIRRKVDACANVVLGTDVFSLNVKPGFDAAFAMGLALVLDRIQGDDYVEVNDNNTPSAPL, from the exons ATGAAGGGTAAAGGCTCTGCTATTATAGAAGATACATTCATGTACAAAGAAGAGACTAATCTCACAGTTCTCAAGACCTCCCTTTTCTTCACCGGCGATGGATTTACTGCTTATGACTGTAAAGGCCAACTCGTCTTCCGAGTTGACACCTATGGTCCCGACTCTCGTGACCAGGGCGAACTCGTTCTCATGGATGCCTCTGGTAGATGCATTCTCACTGTTCGCCGAAAG aGACCAAGTCTGCATCATAGATGGGAAGGCTACATAGGAGAAAGAATGGAGGGGCAAAAACCAATATTCAGTGTACGAAGATCCTCCTTAATAGGAAGATCAAGTGTGACAGTAGAGGTATACAACAATAATCCAGTGGAAGAATACCAGATAGAAGGGTCATTTGCACAGAGGAATTGCAAATTTTTCAATGCAGATAAAGAATCGGTTGTTGAAATTCGACGTAAAGTGGACGCTTGTGCTAATGTGGTGCTTGGCACAGACGTTTTTTCTTTAAATGTCAAGCCTGGTTTTGATGCTGCCTTTGCTATGGGATTGGCCCTTGTGCTTGATCGAATTCAAGGTGATGATTATGTTGAAGTTAATGATAATAATACTCCCTCCGCTCCACTTTAA